Proteins encoded in a region of the Pelmatolapia mariae isolate MD_Pm_ZW linkage group LG6, Pm_UMD_F_2, whole genome shotgun sequence genome:
- the parn gene encoding poly(A)-specific ribonuclease PARN — MEVTRKNYKDCLNTVYSAIEEADFLAIDGEFSGISDGPNVSALTNGLDTPEERYTKLKKHSMDFLLFQFGLCTFKYDQAKSKYITKPFNFYIFPKPFNRTSPDIKFICQSSSIDFLASQGFDFNKVFCHGIPYLNQEEEAQLREQTEERRNQHANGVGTPSFISPSSSKGSSHVPEEHKDFINKVVEKVEALLGNSEKTLDLEPCTGFQRKLIYQTLNWKFPKGLHVETVETEKKERYIQISKVDEEERKRREQQKLEKEQEELNDAVGFSRVIHAISKSGKLVVGHNMLLDVMHTIHQFYCPLPEDLQDFKEVTMCVFPRLLDTKLMASTQPFKELITNTSLAELEKQLKESPFKSPQVETAEGFPSYDTAQEQLHEAGYDAYITGLCFIAMANYLGSFLTPPKAYISARSKLIEPFFNKLFLMRIIDIPYLNITGPDLQPKRDHVLYVTFPKEWKTSDLYQLFSAFGNIQVSWIDDMSAFVSLSQTDQVQIAMNTSRYAESYKIQTYAEYIQGKQQEKEKQTTKTWGEDSWVKPHYACSTTSGFGYSRMRKRSISPMQGEQGADDAQITDGWSHYSYPDTTGTKKMKTDDAANTKAVESKTSEGWLKTTDLSDSPGLSPAPDDEKSPEGRNPGNEAEGTVTWQQTPTVHKRKGQKNKKKKSEGAESTPTLFEVPEVW, encoded by the exons ATGGAGGTTACACGGAAAA ATTATAAAGACTGCTTAAACACTGTGTACAGCGCGATAGAAGAGGCTGACTTCCTTGCCATCGATggggaattttcag ggATAAGCGACGGTCCTAATGTCAGTGCACTAACCAATGGACTGGACACACCGGAAGAGCGATACACGAAGCTTAAAAAG CATTCCATGGACTTCCTCTTGTTCCAGTTTGGTTTGTGTACCTTCAAGTACGACCAGGCAAAGTCAAA GTACATCACAAAGCCCTTTAACTTTTATATATTCCCTAAACCGTTCAACAGGACATCTCCTGACATAAAGTTCATCTGTCAA AGTTCCAGTATCGACTTCCTGGCCAGTCAGGGATTTGACTTCAACAAGGTGTTCTGTCACG GAATCCCCTACCTAAATCAGGAAGAGGAAGCCCAGCTGAGagagcagacagaggagaggaggaatcAGCATGCCAATGGTGTAGGGACACCATCCTTTATCTCCCCATCATCCTCCAAAGGCTCTTCACATGTACCCGAGGAACATAAAGATTTCATCAACAAAGTTGT CGAGAAGGTTGAGGCCCTCCTGGGTAACTCTGAGAAGACTTTGGACCTGGAACCATGCACTGG ATTTCAGCGAAAGCTGATATACCAGACGCTGAACTGGAA GTTTCCAAAGGGCCTGCATGTGgaaactgtggaaacagaaaaG AAGGAGCGATACATACAAATCAGTAAAGTTgacgaggaggagaggaagcgGAGGGAGCAGCAGAAACTAGAGAAAGAGCAG GAGGAGCTAAATGACGCTGTCGGTTTCTCCAGAGTCATCCATGCCATCTCAAAGTCT GGTAAACTGGTTGTTGGCCACAACATGCTCTTGGATGTGATGCACACCATCCATCAGTTTTACTGCCCTCTGCCTGAG GATCTTCAAGACTTTAAAGAAGTTACAATGTGCGTCTTCCCAAG ACTTCTAGACACCAAATTGATGGCTTCCACTCAGCCATTTAAG GAGTTGATCACAAATACTTCTCTGGCAGAGTTAGAGAAACAGCTGAAGGAGAGCCCATTCAAGTCACCACAAGTTG AAACTGCAGAGGGCTTCCCCAGCTATGACACAGCCCAGGAGCAGCTCCATGAGGCGGGTTATGATGCCTACATCACTGGCCTTTGTTTCATCGCCATGGCCAATTATCTGG GTTCTTTCTTGACTCCGCCCAAAGCATACATCTCAGCTCGTTCCAAATTAATTGAGCCTTTCTTCAATAA GCTTTTTCTGATGAGGATTATAGATATACCCTACCTCAACATCACAGGACCGGATT TGCAACCCAAGAGAGACCATGTCCTGTACGTCACCTTCCCAAAAGAATGGAAGACTAGTGACCTCTACCAGCTCTTTAGTGCCTTTG GGAACATCCAGGTTTCATGGATAGACGACATGTCTGCCTTTGTGTCCCTAAGTCAGACGGATCAGGTACAGATAG CTATGAACACCAGCCGCTATGCAGAGAGCTACAAGATCCAGACATATGCAGAGTACATCCAGGGAAAGCAGCAGGAAAAGGAGAAGCAGACAACCAAAACATGGGGAGAAGACAGTTGGGTGAAGCCTCACTACGCCTGCTCTACTACTTCTGGGTTTGGATATTCCAG AATGAGGAAGCGAAGCATCAGTCCCATGCAGGGAGAGCAGGGAGCTGATGATGCTCAAATTACAGATGGCTGGAGTCACTACTCTTACCCTGATACCACAGGCACAAAGAAGATGAAAACTGATG ATGCGGCAAATACTAAAGCTGTTGAGAGTAAGACATCCGAGGGATGGCTGAAGACGAC GGATCTATCAGATTCACCTGGGCTAAGTCCAGCCCCTGATGATGAGAAAAGCCCCGAGGGTAGAAATCCAGGCAATGAGGCTGAGGGGACTGTCACTTGGCAACAAACTCCAACAGTACACAAGAGGAAGGGtcaaaagaacaagaaaaagaaatctgaaG GTGCTGAATCTACACCAACACTGTTCGAAGTCCCAGAAGTCTGGTAG
- the LOC134628997 gene encoding RNA exonuclease 5-like isoform X1, protein MCVNIISWNMESSTVAECKAKKRKNSTHTAQGEAKRFKTEQRDDEVLQRGPACCLPRVSVLPDRLQQPIALNELTELLQYAALGKTGGIKKPSWCRLRHHRKVKGVNVVIVEDLTQNHFYKHYLGLQHLRTSYTSRVTFTPSSVDVVSGIFSSQVPKQDGLSVSKPDEELQEAMKNHPIITVFGTERRGLTAYVLTEKEMIKNNYPVKGMPGFEEFVCTNCTDCVTDSSPLFGIDCEMCVTEDGKELTRVSLVDGDGKCLMDELVKPPNHILNYCTKFSGITPAMLQPITTTLQDVQEMLIRILPHEAVLVGHSLEHDLIALKLIHKHVIDTSLLYKRECGRRFKLKFLTGIILKRKIQTEDMLGHHPTEDALAALELAQYFIKTGPRQVLEIHWKALWRETREEPSESHRFSDVLHALGHSVAFLGKDSSHKQCNSDKEVLKSFRNLKTQPFFSVLQFSTLSNHLKSYFPHQERHHQMTCSRLQDMCVVLAGPFPTGFSDGDVKQLFSFCGAVRKVKMLNTVVRVHAKIEFELLEGAMLAVKTLNGLNVLGQTIKVQRPVCESVLDLDVTLEALMGDALNARHLYAVKMNHSMAECISTSTKVNGHVSDAERLDVTPVKTVNGLPPAKINKWLHLNTSKSELCEESVRETFGHFGTVKRVILSAKPKESTGYAHIVFVNSEDRRAALNSTEDLWKKNYLICPSLTPVHLPSWVGAENKETTHRHSSAQEQQIDVVMRKLDRCLQKLFRSLPAGTLSVVVLLGHASTNGHLPGLCLMEVKQDC, encoded by the exons ATGTG TGTAAATATAATTAGCTGGAACATGGAGTCTTCCACAGTTGCAGAGTGCaaagcaaagaaaaggaaaaacagcacCCACACAGCTCAGGGGGAGGCTAAGAGATTCAAAACTGAGCAGCGAGATGATGAGGTGCTGCAGCGTGGACCTGCCTGTTGCTTGCCAAGGGTTTCGGTATTGCCTGACCGCCTTCAGCAACCGATCGCCTTGAATGAACTGACAGAGCTGCTGCAGTATGCTGCTCTCGGGAAAACAGGTGGCATCAAAAAGCCCAG TTGGTGCCGTCTCCGCCATCACAGAAAAGTTAAAGGTGTAAATGTTGTGATTGTGGAGGACCTGACGCAGAATCACTTTTACAAACACTACCTCGGTCTGCAGCACCTCAGGACCAGCTACACCTCT AGGGTCACCTTCACGCCATCATCTGTAGATGTAGTATCTGGAATCTTTTCCAGTCAAGTTCCCAAACAGGACGGTTTGTCTGTCTCCAAACCAGATGAGGAACTGCAGGAAG CGATGAAGAACCACCCAATCATCACTGTGTTTGGGACCGAGAGGAGAGGACTAACAGCATATGTTCTCACAGAGAAGGAGATGATCAAGAATAACTACCCCGTTAAAG GAATGCCTGGCTTTGAGGAATTTGTGTGCACAAACTGCACTGACTGTGTGACTGACAGCAGCCCCCTCTTTGGAATCGACTGTGAAATG TGTGTAACAGAAGATGGCAAAGAGCTAACTCGTGTTTCTCTGGTGGACGGTGATGGGAAGTGTTTAATGGATGAGCTGGTGAAACCTCCGAACCACATTCTCAACTACTGTACCAA ATTCTCTGGTATCACACCTGCGATGTTGCAACCAATAACAACGACTCTGCAGGATGTTCAAGAAATGCTTATTAGGATTTTGCCACATGAGGCAGTTCTGGTGGGCCATTCTCTTGAACATGACCTCATAGCTTTGAAA CTCATCCACAAGCATGTAATTGACACGTCATTGCTGTACAAGAGGGAGTGTGGGCGGAGGTTTAAGCTCAAGTTTCTGACTGGGATCATACTGAA GAGGAAAATACAAACAGAAGATATGTTGGGTCATCATCCAACTGAGGATGCTCTGGCAGCCCTGGAGCTGGCCCAGTACTTTATCAAAACAGGACCTCGCCAG GTTTTAGAGATTCACTGGAAGGCGCTGTGGAGAGAAACAAGAGAGGAGCCCTCAGAGAGTCACAG GTTTTCTGACGTGCTACACGCACTTGGACATTCAGTAGCCTTTTTAGGAAAAGATTCCAGTCACAAGCAGTGTAACTCAGACAAAGAG GTGCTTAAATCTTTCCGAAATCTGAAAACGCAGCCGTTCTTCTCCGTCCTTCAGTTTTCCACCTTGTCAAACCATTTGAAGAGTTACTTCCCTCATCAGGAGCGGCACCATCAGATG ACTTGCTCAAGACTTCAGGACATGTGTGTAGTGTTAGCTGGGCCGTTCCCCACAGGCTTCTCTGATGGAGACGTGAAGCAGCTGTTTAGTTTCTGCGGAGCCGTTCGAAAAGTCAAGATGTTGAACACAGTGGTCAGG GTTCACGCAAAGATTGAGTTTGAGTTGCTGGAGGGAGCGATGCTGGCGGTAAAAACTCTGAATGGCCTTAATGTGCTCGGGCAGACTATAAAG GTACAGAGGCCGGTGTGTGAGTCAGTGCTAGATCTGGATGTGACTCTTGAAGCACTGATGGGTGACGCTCTGAATGCCCGTCACCTCTACGCTGTTAAAATGAACCACAGTATGGCTGAGTGCATCAGCACTTCCACAAAAGTTAATGGGCATGTGTCAGATGCTGAACGCTTAGATGTCACTCCTGTGAAAACAGTAAACGGGCTACCTCCagctaaaataaacaaatggtTGCATCTCAATACCTCTAAATCTGAACTGTGTGAGGAGTCAGTCAGAGAGACATTTGGCCACTTTGGCACAGTGAAGAGAGTCATCCTATCTGCCAAGCCTAAAGAATCCACAGGATATGCACACATAG tgtttgtgaatTCAGAGGACAGACGCGCAGCGCTCAACTCTACTGAGGATCTGTGGAAGAAGAACTACCTCATCTGTCCATCGCTGACGCCGGTCCATTTGCCTTCATGGGTTGGAGCAGAAAATAAGGAGACAACCCACAGGCACAGCAGCGCTCAG GAACAGCAAATAGATGTCGTGATGAGGAAGCTAGACCGCTGCCTGCAGAAGCTCTTCAGATCCCTCCCGGCTGGCACCTTGTCTGTTGTTGTGTTGCTCGGACACGCCAG CACAAATGGTCACCTTCCTGGCTTGTGTCTAATGGAAGTCAAGCAAGATTGTTGA
- the LOC134628997 gene encoding RNA exonuclease 5-like isoform X2 translates to MCVNIISWNMESSTVAECKAKKRKNSTHTAQGEAKRFKTEQRDDEVLQRGPACCLPRVSVLPDRLQQPIALNELTELLQYAALGKTGGIKKPSWCRLRHHRKVKGVNVVIVEDLTQNHFYKHYLGLQHLRTSYTSRVTFTPSSVDVVSGIFSSQVPKQDGLSVSKPDEELQEAMKNHPIITVFGTERRGLTAYVLTEKEMIKNNYPVKGMPGFEEFVCTNCTDCVTDSSPLFGIDCEMCVTEDGKELTRVSLVDGDGKCLMDELVKPPNHILNYCTKFSGITPAMLQPITTTLQDVQEMLIRILPHEAVLVGHSLEHDLIALKLIHKHVIDTSLLYKRECGRRFKLKFLTGIILKRKIQTEDMLGHHPTEDALAALELAQYFIKTGPRQVLEIHWKALWRETREEPSESHRFSDVLHALGHSVAFLGKDSSHKQCNSDKEVLKSFRNLKTQPFFSVLQFSTLSNHLKSYFPHQERHHQMTCSRLQDMCVVLAGPFPTGFSDGDVKQLFSFCGAVRKVKMLNTVVRVHAKIEFELLEGAMLAVKTLNGLNVLGQTIKVQRPVCESVLDLDVTLEALMGDALNARHLYAVKMNHSMAECISTSTKVNGHVSDAERLDVTPVKTVNGLPPAKINKWLHLNTSKSELCEESVRETFGHFGTVKRVILSAKPKESTGYAHIVFVNSEDRRAALNSTEDLWKKNYLICPSLTPVHLPSWVGAENKETTHRHSSAQNCCLKAKKDAQRIYFTKLTIPALP, encoded by the exons ATGTG TGTAAATATAATTAGCTGGAACATGGAGTCTTCCACAGTTGCAGAGTGCaaagcaaagaaaaggaaaaacagcacCCACACAGCTCAGGGGGAGGCTAAGAGATTCAAAACTGAGCAGCGAGATGATGAGGTGCTGCAGCGTGGACCTGCCTGTTGCTTGCCAAGGGTTTCGGTATTGCCTGACCGCCTTCAGCAACCGATCGCCTTGAATGAACTGACAGAGCTGCTGCAGTATGCTGCTCTCGGGAAAACAGGTGGCATCAAAAAGCCCAG TTGGTGCCGTCTCCGCCATCACAGAAAAGTTAAAGGTGTAAATGTTGTGATTGTGGAGGACCTGACGCAGAATCACTTTTACAAACACTACCTCGGTCTGCAGCACCTCAGGACCAGCTACACCTCT AGGGTCACCTTCACGCCATCATCTGTAGATGTAGTATCTGGAATCTTTTCCAGTCAAGTTCCCAAACAGGACGGTTTGTCTGTCTCCAAACCAGATGAGGAACTGCAGGAAG CGATGAAGAACCACCCAATCATCACTGTGTTTGGGACCGAGAGGAGAGGACTAACAGCATATGTTCTCACAGAGAAGGAGATGATCAAGAATAACTACCCCGTTAAAG GAATGCCTGGCTTTGAGGAATTTGTGTGCACAAACTGCACTGACTGTGTGACTGACAGCAGCCCCCTCTTTGGAATCGACTGTGAAATG TGTGTAACAGAAGATGGCAAAGAGCTAACTCGTGTTTCTCTGGTGGACGGTGATGGGAAGTGTTTAATGGATGAGCTGGTGAAACCTCCGAACCACATTCTCAACTACTGTACCAA ATTCTCTGGTATCACACCTGCGATGTTGCAACCAATAACAACGACTCTGCAGGATGTTCAAGAAATGCTTATTAGGATTTTGCCACATGAGGCAGTTCTGGTGGGCCATTCTCTTGAACATGACCTCATAGCTTTGAAA CTCATCCACAAGCATGTAATTGACACGTCATTGCTGTACAAGAGGGAGTGTGGGCGGAGGTTTAAGCTCAAGTTTCTGACTGGGATCATACTGAA GAGGAAAATACAAACAGAAGATATGTTGGGTCATCATCCAACTGAGGATGCTCTGGCAGCCCTGGAGCTGGCCCAGTACTTTATCAAAACAGGACCTCGCCAG GTTTTAGAGATTCACTGGAAGGCGCTGTGGAGAGAAACAAGAGAGGAGCCCTCAGAGAGTCACAG GTTTTCTGACGTGCTACACGCACTTGGACATTCAGTAGCCTTTTTAGGAAAAGATTCCAGTCACAAGCAGTGTAACTCAGACAAAGAG GTGCTTAAATCTTTCCGAAATCTGAAAACGCAGCCGTTCTTCTCCGTCCTTCAGTTTTCCACCTTGTCAAACCATTTGAAGAGTTACTTCCCTCATCAGGAGCGGCACCATCAGATG ACTTGCTCAAGACTTCAGGACATGTGTGTAGTGTTAGCTGGGCCGTTCCCCACAGGCTTCTCTGATGGAGACGTGAAGCAGCTGTTTAGTTTCTGCGGAGCCGTTCGAAAAGTCAAGATGTTGAACACAGTGGTCAGG GTTCACGCAAAGATTGAGTTTGAGTTGCTGGAGGGAGCGATGCTGGCGGTAAAAACTCTGAATGGCCTTAATGTGCTCGGGCAGACTATAAAG GTACAGAGGCCGGTGTGTGAGTCAGTGCTAGATCTGGATGTGACTCTTGAAGCACTGATGGGTGACGCTCTGAATGCCCGTCACCTCTACGCTGTTAAAATGAACCACAGTATGGCTGAGTGCATCAGCACTTCCACAAAAGTTAATGGGCATGTGTCAGATGCTGAACGCTTAGATGTCACTCCTGTGAAAACAGTAAACGGGCTACCTCCagctaaaataaacaaatggtTGCATCTCAATACCTCTAAATCTGAACTGTGTGAGGAGTCAGTCAGAGAGACATTTGGCCACTTTGGCACAGTGAAGAGAGTCATCCTATCTGCCAAGCCTAAAGAATCCACAGGATATGCACACATAG tgtttgtgaatTCAGAGGACAGACGCGCAGCGCTCAACTCTACTGAGGATCTGTGGAAGAAGAACTACCTCATCTGTCCATCGCTGACGCCGGTCCATTTGCCTTCATGGGTTGGAGCAGAAAATAAGGAGACAACCCACAGGCACAGCAGCGCTCAG aattgttgtctaaaggcgaagaaagatgcccaacggatttactttaccaaattgaccatcccagccttgccgtaa
- the LOC134629686 gene encoding ERI1 exoribonuclease 2-like, with amino-acid sequence MTTKKLAKELGLLRQRSKSSVSKKSVVSNQIFSYLIVIDFESTCWREKNNRSQEIIEFPAVLLNTSTGEVESEFHTYVQPQEHPILSDFCTELTGITQMQVEAGIPLQICLSRFSRWLQNLQLEMGVAFANKDQRCSGPSQKLCTFLTWSDWDLGVCLQYECKRKQLHKPDVLNSWIDLRSTYRLFYNRKPKGLNGALQDLGIQFSGREHSGLDDARNTAQLAARMMRDGCIMKITRSLESTPVMAKPVFGNTACPSVKKEKPNENKKENTVIRSKHSSLKIPLNACQKRPCPEEIAQNFAAKKNPSSIHESAQICRSLISPKTLLNGTTAPLLKHGRRSVTAEAAPGLSTSVVTNCVSPQNNNSSLILCSTTVSCFANLSPPNWASITEAMLGSTEKEEDAELLVETERCGSYDDVVLEDDVNEANDECDAEYISEFDSGSYDWLEQHTSHSAGSRLTLNDDMRESTGKSSKMQKITTDSTSKGQKSHGCISTETNKTTETMHSVTSDIYFAVPKTVNSGKSNQCNTGLRTSLQLHKTSYVPTKNCSIRPNPFVPEKTSIPNTSFARPKHKDTLRSSFIIYTEPAKQATAPLRPSSHSSVLSSLSTNALSSRADRSIISVRGAQKITSPLCTCGRRAKRQVVSNGGPNHGRGFYCCPVRRSGSGGRMEKGCEFFKWESAVMKSASAAAPAVGSSVSLCQLNSTVSHRPAHTPLLRKSY; translated from the exons ATGACCACAAAGAAATTGGCGAA GGAATTAGGATTGTTGAGACAGCGGAGTAAGTCCTCTGTGTCGAAGAAATCTGTGGTATCAA ATCAAATATTTTCTTATCTGATTGTGATCGACTTTGAGTCCACTTgctggagagagaaaaacaaccgCAGCCAAGAAATTA TCGAGTTTCctgctgttctgctgaacaCGTCCACGGGGGAGGTGGAGTCTGAATTTCACACTTATGTTCAACCCCAGGAGCACCCCATCCTGTCTGACTTCTGTACTGAGCTGACTGGGATTACACAG ATGCAGGTTGAAGCAGGGATCCCGCTTCAGATCTGTCTCTCGCGGTTCAGCCGTTGGCTCCAAAACCTTCAGCTCGAAATGGGAGTGGCCTTTGCCAACAAAGACCAGAGATGTTCGGGACCGTCTCAAAAGCTGTGTACTTTCCTCACATGGTCAG ACTGGGATCTTGGAGTTTGTCTGCAGTACGAGTGTAAACGCAAACAGCTTCATAAACCTGATGTTCTCAACAGCTGGATAGACCTGAGAAGCACATACCGG ctttttTACAACAGGAAACCCAAAGGCCTGAATGGAGCTCTTCAGGATCTTGGAATACAGTTTTCGGGCAGAGAACATTCTG gTTTAGATGATGCCCGAAACACAGCTCAGCTGGCAGCAAGAATGATGAGGGATGGGTGCATAATGAAGATTACTAGGAGCCTGGAGAGT ACCCCAGTGATGGCCAAACCAGTGTTTGGAAACACTGCCTGTCCTTCagtcaagaaagaaaaacctaacgagaataaaaaggaaaatacaGTCATCCGTAGCAAACACTCATCACTTAAAATTCCTCTCAATGCTTGTCAAAAGCGACCATGTCCCGAGGAGATTGCTCAAAACTTCGCCGCAAAGAAAAACCCAAGCTCCATTCACGAATCTGCTCAAATCTGTCGAAGCCTGATCTCACCAAAGACTCTTCTGAATGGCACGACGGCGCCGCTGTTGAAGCACGGCAGGAGATCAGTCACAGCAGAGGCTGCCCCTGGCCTTTCCACCTCAGTTGTTACAAACTGTGTTTCTCCCCAGAATAACAATAGTAGTCTTATTCTGTGTTCCACTACCGTGAGCTGCTTTGCAAATCTGTCTCCACCAAACTGGGCCTCAATAACAGAAGCAATGCTAGGATCCACGGAGAAAGAGGAGGATGCGGAGCTTTTAGTGGAAACTGAGAGGTGTGGCTCATATGACGACGTGGTGTTGGAGGATGATGTTAATGAAGCAAATGATGAATGTGATGCAGAGTACATATCTGAGTTTGATAGTGGATCTTATGATTGGTTAGAGCAGCATACTTCACATTCAGCAGGAAGTCGGCTCACTTTGAATGATGATATGAGAGAATCAACTGGAAAGAGCTCTAAAATGCAAAAGATTACCACAGATTCTACCAGTAAAGGTCAAAAATCTCATGGTTGTATCTCAACAGAAACgaacaaaacaacagaaacgATGCATTCAGTGACCtcagatatttattttgctGTGCCTAAAACTGTTAACAGTGGTAAATCGAATCAGTGCAACACAGGACTTAGAACCTCCCTCCAACTTCACAAAACATCTTATGTTCCCACTAAGAACTGTTCAATTAGGCCTAATCCTTTTGTCCCAGAAAAAACCTCCATCCCCAATACGTCCTTTGCCCGGCCCAAACATAAAGACACTCTGAGGTCCTCCTTTATCATCTACACCGAGCCAGCCAAACAAGCTACAGCTCCCTTGCGTCCTTCCTCACACAGCAGTGTCCTCTCCTCTTTGTCAACCAACGCTCTCTCCTCTCGTGCCGACCGTTCCATCATTTCTGTGAGAGGAGCTCAGAAGATCACTTCTCCACTGTGCACGTGCGGCCGTCGTGCAAAGCGACAGGTCGTGTCAAACGGCGGTCCAAACCACGGTCGAGGGTTTTATTGCTGCCCAGTCCGCCGATCAGGCAGCGGAGGACGGATGGAGAAAGGGTGCGAGTTTTTTAAGTGGGAGTCGGCCGTGATGAAGAGTGCATCAGCGGCCGCTCCTGCTGTCGGATCCTCTGTTTCACTCTGTCAGCTCAACTCCACTGTCTCCCATCGTCCAGCCCACACGCCACTGCTAAGGAAAAGCTACTGA
- the thumpd1 gene encoding THUMP domain-containing protein 1: MSAVQNESRKRSKKRFMAGHHSKRWKGSRELEVGMQGILITCNMNERKCTAEALNLLGEYADKLYGLEKLQENTGSSSEEEEAEEEDVDVALKKEVAQLRASETKQERRFQALDSGANNVIFIRTQNIESDKLVHHILSDLHTTKKKKSRVILRMLPVTGTCKAFQEDMVKYLTTFLEPWFKTPSCATYQIAFKARNSNHNKRDEIIKSIAGLVGKMNPKNKVDLTNPELTIIVEVIKTVCCLSVVKDYTLYRKYNVQEVVKDDISKTDVTTAKADADTSDQTEKPDAGETDRRETKGEEDKGTSVSEKGEGDEGEGGGE; encoded by the exons ATGTCAGCCGTGCAAAACGAATCCAGGAAACGGAGCAAGAAGCGCTTTATGGCCGGTCACCACAGCAAGCGGTGGAAGGGCTCCCGGGAGCTGGAGGTGGGCATGCAGGGGATCCTCATCACATGCAACATGAACGAGAGAAAGTGCACGGCGGAGGCCTTGAATCTGCTCGGTGAATACGCAGACAAGCTCTATGGTCTCGAGAAG CTTCAGGAAAATACGGGGAGCAGCAGTGAAGAAGAGGAGGCTGAAGAAGAAGATGTTGATGTTGCCCTGAAGAAAGAAGTGGCCCAGCTGCGGGCATCGGAAACTAAACAGGAGAGGCGCTTCCAGGCGCTTGACAGCGGAGCAAACAACGTGATCTTCATCAGAACTCAGAATATCG AGTCTGATAAACTGGTTCATCATATCCTGTCAGATCTCCATactacaaagaagaaaaagtcacGTGTCATCCTTCGAATGTTGCCA gtaACTGGAACCTGCAAAGCTTTTCAGGAAGACATGGTGAAATATCTGACCACTTTCCTGGAGCCTTGGTTCAAAACTCCAAGCTGTGCTACCTACCAGATTGCGTTCAAGGCCCGCAACAGCAACCACAACAAGCGAGACGAAATCATCAAATCTATCGCCG GCCTTGTGGGGAAGATGAACCCTAAGAACAAAGTGGATTTGACAAACCCTGAACTGACAATCATTGTGGAGGTCATCAAGACAGTGTGTTGCCTCAGTGTGGTAAAAGACTATACGCTGTACAGAAAGTACAACGTTCAGGAAGTGGTGAAAGACGACATATCGAAGACTGACGTGACCACAGCAAAAGCAGACGCAGACACAAGCGATCAGACGGAGAAACCTGATGCGGGAGAGACGGACAGAAGAGAGACGAAGGGCGAAGAAGACAAGGGCACAAGTGTTTCAGAGAAGGGGGAGGGTGATGAGGGTGAAGGTGGGGGAGAGTGA
- the LOC134629684 gene encoding ERI1 exoribonuclease 2-like — translation MVITLFYNRKPKGLNGALQDLGIQFSGREHSGLDDARNTAQLAARMMRDGCIMKITRSLEKAMLGSTEKEEDAELLAETERCGSYDDVVLEDDVNEANDECDAEYISEFDSGSYDWPNPFVPEKTSIPNTSFARPKHKDTLRSSFIIYTEPAKQATAPLRPSSHSSVLSSLSTNALSSRADRSIISVRGAQKITSPLCTCGRRAKRQVVSNGGPNHGRGFYCCPVRRSGSGGRMEKGCEFFKWESAVMKSASAAAPAVGSSVSLCQLNSTVSHRPAHTPLLRKSY, via the exons ATGGTAATTACA ctttttTACAACAGGAAACCCAAAGGCCTGAATGGAGCTCTTCAGGATCTTGGAATACAGTTTTCGGGCAGAGAACATTCTG gTTTAGATGATGCCCGAAACACAGCTCAGCTGGCAGCAAGAATGATGAGGGATGGGTGCATAATGAAGATTACTAGGAGCCTGGAGA AAGCAATGCTAGGATCCACGGAGAAAGAGGAGGATGCGGAGCTTTTAGCGGAAACTGAGAGGTGTGGCTCATATGACGACGTGGTGTTGGAGGATGATGTTAATGAAGCAAATGATGAATGTGATGCAGAGTACATATCTGAGTTTGATAGTGGATCTTATGATTG GCCTAATCCTTTTGTCCCAGAAAAAACCTCCATCCCCAATACGTCCTTTGCCCGGCCCAAACATAAAGACACTCTGAGGTCCTCCTTTATCATCTACACCGAGCCAGCCAAACAAGCTACAGCTCCCTTGCGTCCTTCCTCACACAGCAGTGTCCTCTCCTCTTTGTCAACCAACGCTCTCTCCTCTCGTGCCGACCGTTCCATCATTTCTGTGAGAGGAGCTCAGAAGATCACTTCTCCACTGTGCACGTGCGGCCGTCGTGCAAAGCGACAGGTCGTGTCAAACGGCGGTCCAAACCACGGTCGAGGGTTTTATTGCTGCCCAGTCCGCCGATCAGGCAGCGGAGGACGGATGGAGAAAGGGTGCGAGTTTTTTAAGTGGGAGTCGGCCGTGATGAAGAGTGCATCAGCGGCCGCTCCTGCTGTCGGATCCTCTGTTTCACTCTGTCAGCTCAACTCCACTGTCTCCCATCGTCCAGCCCACACGCCACTGCTAAGGAAAAGCTACTGA